From the Solibacillus sp. FSL R5-0449 genome, one window contains:
- the pgeF gene encoding peptidoglycan editing factor PgeF — MKIKFYENNEKRVLGITLKDPAFPENNNMALHVCKNEADIIENRQQLASLLQTELTDFVCANQTHSANFFRVEKSEIGKGAIDNASAVPETDALYTYEPNVVISSFTADCVPVLFYSEKTNVIGAVHSGWQGTIKEITLKLLQHLQQEENCDLSDVKVMIGPAISQEKFEVDADVQEKFKALGYADEFMYWNNETNKFHIDNQLTVKKQCLLAGVPEENITIDRMCTFMDDDGFSHRQDRSTGRHLSFIMRKE, encoded by the coding sequence ATGAAGATAAAATTTTATGAAAATAATGAAAAACGCGTATTAGGCATAACATTAAAAGATCCTGCATTTCCCGAGAACAATAATATGGCACTCCATGTCTGCAAAAACGAAGCGGATATTATCGAAAACCGCCAACAGCTTGCCTCACTGCTGCAAACGGAGTTAACCGATTTTGTATGCGCCAATCAAACACATAGCGCCAACTTCTTCCGTGTGGAAAAATCCGAAATCGGCAAAGGAGCTATCGACAATGCATCCGCTGTTCCCGAGACCGATGCACTGTATACGTATGAACCGAATGTCGTGATCTCCAGCTTTACCGCAGATTGTGTACCGGTTTTATTTTATAGTGAAAAAACAAATGTTATTGGGGCCGTTCATTCCGGGTGGCAAGGGACGATTAAGGAAATTACATTGAAGCTGCTGCAGCATTTACAGCAAGAAGAAAATTGTGATTTAAGTGATGTGAAAGTAATGATCGGACCTGCAATCAGCCAGGAAAAATTCGAAGTGGATGCCGATGTGCAGGAAAAATTCAAAGCACTCGGATATGCGGACGAATTTATGTACTGGAATAATGAAACGAATAAATTCCATATCGATAACCAATTGACTGTGAAGAAGCAGTGCTTGCTTGCAGGTGTGCCGGAAGAGAATATTACGATTGACCGGATGTGCACATTTATGGACGATGATGGATTTTCCCACCGACAGGACCGTTCAACAGGCAGACATTTGAGCTTTATTATGCGCAAGGAATAG
- a CDS encoding DNA primase, which translates to MIRSVGTGSSSLNNQTRPRNLQQQTTAFPKIGEEQSVAREQEKLRTDEAERGPVMVGVKPKAQLKSIFDEPNGVVKLNADGDKLEVSKRAISLAKEVLYT; encoded by the coding sequence ATGATTCGATCTGTTGGCACAGGGAGTTCAAGTTTAAATAATCAGACACGTCCCCGAAATTTACAGCAACAAACTACAGCCTTCCCGAAAATCGGTGAAGAACAAAGTGTCGCACGAGAGCAGGAAAAGCTGCGAACTGATGAGGCCGAAAGAGGACCAGTAATGGTTGGAGTCAAACCGAAAGCACAGCTGAAATCCATTTTTGATGAGCCAAATGGTGTTGTGAAACTGAACGCGGACGGCGACAAATTGGAAGTTAGTAAGCGTGCAATCTCACTCGCAAAAGAAGTGCTCTATACGTAA
- a CDS encoding dehydrogenase, giving the protein MKRWLSYMLVIGMILVLAACNTKENENETSSDPTEPVQKENDENKVDYELLFHLDTIPPEVGTSISIVQDEKLYTTWADIFGFESVPPVDFESEEVLFVTGYSDGCGREIEKIEKDGDTLVITLNYPEDLRSEEDIACTEIALDNTYVVKMKKTDTTKGKLIDINRTIYEEDKTVQEKLK; this is encoded by the coding sequence ATGAAGAGATGGTTAAGTTATATGCTGGTCATTGGAATGATCTTAGTTCTAGCGGCATGTAATACAAAAGAAAATGAAAATGAAACATCATCCGATCCAACCGAACCTGTACAGAAAGAAAATGATGAAAATAAAGTAGATTATGAATTACTGTTTCATTTAGATACGATACCTCCTGAGGTAGGTACGAGTATTTCAATTGTCCAGGATGAAAAGCTGTATACGACTTGGGCCGATATTTTTGGCTTTGAATCCGTTCCACCTGTCGATTTTGAATCAGAGGAAGTACTGTTTGTCACAGGGTATTCGGATGGTTGTGGAAGAGAAATTGAAAAAATCGAAAAAGATGGGGATACTTTAGTCATTACGTTAAACTATCCGGAAGATCTTCGCAGTGAGGAAGACATCGCCTGCACAGAAATAGCTTTGGACAATACGTATGTTGTCAAAATGAAAAAAACCGACACAACAAAGGGTAAGCTGATCGATATCAATCGAACAATCTATGAAGAGGATAAAACGGTTCAGGAAAAATTGAAGTAA
- a CDS encoding ATPase, with protein sequence MKSWQIILTGFLPYVMAVIAFIAFSLPYVNHMFTFGTAASIIIYVLPIYFFVVIPWYYVLYIMRKNYSKRALYLTSFVFCFLQPVVFGYFMKAPIGSEKFLFFVSPPLIVGIMVSTLCINWFYKEDLQQATNGRGEPIGIDD encoded by the coding sequence ATGAAGAGTTGGCAAATCATTTTAACAGGTTTTTTACCTTATGTCATGGCGGTCATTGCCTTTATCGCATTTTCATTGCCTTATGTGAATCATATGTTCACATTCGGAACGGCCGCGTCCATTATCATTTATGTTTTGCCGATTTATTTTTTTGTCGTGATTCCCTGGTATTATGTCCTGTACATCATGCGTAAAAATTACAGTAAACGGGCACTTTACTTAACAAGCTTTGTTTTTTGTTTTCTGCAGCCAGTCGTATTCGGATACTTTATGAAAGCACCTATTGGCAGTGAGAAATTCTTATTTTTTGTATCACCACCGTTAATAGTAGGTATAATGGTTAGTACATTGTGTATTAACTGGTTTTATAAGGAAGATTTGCAGCAAGCGACAAATGGAAGGGGAGAGCCTATTGGAATTGACGATTGA
- a CDS encoding NAD(P)/FAD-dependent oxidoreductase, with protein MMEDSKLYDVTIIGGGPAGMFTAFYGGMRQLEVKLIESLPQLGGQLAALYPEKYIYDIAGFPKIRAQELVNNLKEQMSAFDQAIVTDQSAEAIDKLEDGTFKLTTNKEIHYTKTIIITAGLGAFQPRKLEVEGADYYEGKNLHYFIHNISDFKDKNVVIFGGGDSAIDWSLMLEPIAKKVTLVHRRDQFRAHEHSVENLFNSSVEIKTPYMPDALVGDENGIHQIVIRNAEGDKETLEVDDIIVNYGFKSSLGPIKEWGLEIERNSIIVNPKMETNIEGIYAVGDVTTYDGKVKLIATGFGEAPVAISAARLYIDPTAKKHVPHSTDLFKEK; from the coding sequence ATGATGGAAGATTCAAAGTTATATGATGTCACGATTATCGGTGGAGGTCCTGCTGGAATGTTTACGGCATTCTACGGTGGCATGCGCCAGCTTGAAGTGAAGTTAATTGAAAGTCTGCCACAATTAGGCGGGCAGCTTGCAGCACTTTATCCGGAAAAATATATTTATGATATCGCAGGATTTCCTAAAATCCGTGCACAGGAACTTGTCAATAATCTGAAGGAACAAATGTCGGCTTTTGATCAGGCAATCGTAACTGATCAAAGTGCTGAAGCCATTGATAAGTTGGAAGATGGCACATTTAAACTGACAACCAATAAAGAAATACATTATACAAAAACAATCATCATTACAGCAGGCCTTGGTGCTTTCCAGCCGAGAAAGTTGGAAGTTGAAGGAGCCGATTACTACGAAGGCAAAAACCTTCATTATTTCATCCATAATATCAGTGATTTCAAAGATAAAAATGTTGTCATTTTCGGCGGTGGCGATTCGGCCATTGATTGGTCGCTTATGCTTGAGCCGATTGCTAAGAAAGTTACACTTGTGCATAGACGAGATCAGTTCCGTGCGCATGAGCACAGTGTAGAAAATCTGTTCAATTCGAGTGTGGAAATCAAAACCCCTTATATGCCGGATGCGTTGGTTGGTGATGAAAATGGCATTCATCAAATTGTGATCCGGAATGCAGAAGGAGATAAAGAAACACTTGAAGTCGACGACATCATCGTAAACTATGGGTTTAAATCCTCTTTAGGACCGATTAAAGAATGGGGTTTAGAAATCGAGAGAAATTCCATTATCGTCAACCCAAAAATGGAAACCAATATCGAAGGAATCTATGCGGTTGGTGATGTCACAACATATGATGGAAAAGTGAAGCTGATTGCAACGGGATTCGGTGAAGCACCGGTTGCCATCAGTGCAGCGCGGTTGTATATTGACCCGACAGCCAAAAAGCATGTACCGCACAGCACGGATCTTTTTAAAGAGAAATAG
- the aspA gene encoding aspartate ammonia-lyase translates to MSTRIEKDFLGTLEIPKDVYYGVQTTRALENFPITKMTMHPELIRAFAIVKKSSALANAAIGKLDPVIANAIAQASDDIISGLLHDQFVVDPIQGGAGTSMNMNTNEVIANRALEILGEEKGTYSIISPNSHVNMAQSTNDAFPSAIHIATVSTLNNLIMAMEMMRDSFIRKSVEFDSIVKMGRTHLQDAVPVRLGQEFGAYAAVVSRDIARIKKAQQTMLQINIGATAIGTGLNADPEYMKMAVENIATYSGFPFIKVDNLIDGTQNTDTYAEVSSMLKIAMMNMSKICNDLRLMASGPKAGFAEIRLPERQPGSSIMPGKVNPVMPEVINQIAFQVIGNDVTISLASEAGQFELNVMEPVLVFNLLQSIEIMTNGFTVFTKYCLDHIEANEARLHDFVERSIGVITALAPHLGYERSSQIAREALHSGKSVRELCLMYNYFTLEQLDIILNPFELTQPGIAGERAFEKQQ, encoded by the coding sequence ATGAGTACACGTATTGAAAAAGACTTTTTAGGCACATTAGAAATTCCAAAGGACGTTTATTACGGCGTTCAAACAACTCGTGCATTAGAAAATTTCCCGATTACTAAAATGACAATGCACCCTGAATTAATTCGTGCATTTGCCATCGTAAAGAAAAGTTCAGCACTTGCAAATGCTGCTATCGGCAAATTGGATCCAGTAATTGCTAATGCAATTGCACAAGCATCAGATGATATCATTTCAGGACTATTACATGACCAGTTCGTTGTAGATCCAATTCAGGGCGGAGCAGGTACTTCAATGAACATGAATACCAATGAAGTAATCGCTAACCGGGCACTTGAAATTTTAGGGGAAGAAAAAGGTACTTATTCAATCATTAGTCCTAACAGCCATGTCAATATGGCGCAATCAACAAACGATGCATTCCCATCAGCTATCCACATTGCAACAGTTTCTACATTAAATAATTTAATTATGGCAATGGAAATGATGCGCGATAGCTTCATCAGAAAATCAGTAGAATTCGATTCAATCGTTAAAATGGGTCGTACGCATTTACAGGATGCTGTACCAGTACGTTTAGGCCAGGAATTCGGTGCCTATGCTGCCGTTGTTTCTCGTGATATCGCCCGAATCAAAAAAGCGCAGCAAACAATGCTGCAAATCAATATCGGTGCAACTGCAATCGGGACAGGCCTGAATGCGGACCCTGAATATATGAAAATGGCAGTAGAAAACATCGCGACTTATAGTGGTTTCCCGTTCATTAAAGTAGACAATTTAATCGATGGTACACAAAACACCGATACGTATGCTGAAGTATCATCTATGCTAAAAATCGCCATGATGAATATGTCGAAAATCTGTAATGACTTACGCTTAATGGCATCAGGTCCAAAAGCCGGTTTCGCAGAAATCCGCTTACCGGAACGTCAACCAGGTTCTTCAATTATGCCAGGTAAAGTAAATCCGGTTATGCCGGAAGTTATCAACCAAATCGCGTTCCAAGTAATTGGTAACGATGTAACGATTTCACTTGCTTCAGAAGCAGGACAATTTGAGCTGAATGTAATGGAGCCAGTTCTCGTATTTAATCTGCTACAGTCAATTGAAATTATGACAAACGGCTTCACAGTATTTACAAAATACTGCCTGGATCATATTGAAGCAAATGAAGCGCGTCTGCATGATTTTGTAGAGCGTTCAATCGGTGTTATTACAGCACTTGCGCCGCACCTTGGCTATGAACGTTCAAGCCAAATTGCACGCGAAGCACTGCATAGCGGTAAATCTGTACGCGAACTTTGCTTAATGTACAACTATTTCACACTTGAGCAGCTCGATATTATTTTAAATCCATTCGAATTAACGCAACCAGGTATTGCTGGTGAACGTGCATTTGAAAAACAACAATAA
- a CDS encoding BrxA/BrxB family bacilliredoxin: protein MTNAYDEYMRQVTQPMRTELEGAGFTQLTTADSVHEFMAETKGTALVVINSVCGCAAGLARPAAREAVADVKPDQLVTVFAGQDPEATAAMRGYFDEVPPSSPSMAILKDGQLAYFIPRDQIEGHPMEQIRDHLSDVLKQVCAE from the coding sequence ATGACAAATGCTTATGATGAATATATGCGTCAAGTAACACAGCCAATGCGTACGGAACTTGAGGGTGCAGGCTTTACACAATTAACAACAGCAGATAGCGTACACGAATTTATGGCTGAAACTAAAGGAACGGCTTTAGTTGTAATCAATTCAGTTTGTGGTTGTGCGGCAGGTCTTGCCCGTCCAGCTGCTCGTGAAGCGGTAGCAGATGTAAAACCGGATCAGCTTGTAACAGTATTTGCTGGTCAAGACCCGGAAGCGACTGCAGCAATGCGTGGATACTTTGATGAAGTACCGCCAAGCTCGCCATCAATGGCAATATTAAAAGATGGCCAATTAGCGTACTTCATTCCACGTGATCAAATCGAAGGTCATCCAATGGAACAAATCCGTGATCATTTATCAGATGTGTTAAAACAAGTATGTGCCGAGTAA
- a CDS encoding class I SAM-dependent methyltransferase — MCRVTIVTTAGRPDEQSLQLAEFASRELQARIVPRQKRSVRKLSEVYDANVIVAGKNRFEYYAKGTEAPFFFHPNSAAFRLKRVARGEDEPLLSACALQEGDTFLDCTLGIGADSLLAAYVVGEKGKVIGVEADKNVSFIVKTGMQTYDTTELPLTASMRNIEVIHSNALDYLKKQEDDSFNVVYMDPMFEEVIEESTNFEALRYAGKHLTLTDEWVAEAKRVAKNRVVLKAHYKSDWFEKYQFERDVRLTAKFHYGVYEK, encoded by the coding sequence ATGTGCCGAGTAACAATCGTCACAACTGCAGGCAGACCGGACGAGCAATCGCTTCAGTTAGCTGAATTTGCAAGTCGGGAATTGCAGGCAAGAATTGTTCCGCGCCAAAAACGTTCGGTTCGTAAGCTTTCAGAAGTGTATGATGCCAATGTCATTGTTGCGGGAAAAAATCGTTTTGAATACTATGCGAAAGGTACCGAGGCGCCTTTCTTTTTTCATCCGAACTCAGCCGCATTTCGTCTGAAACGTGTCGCCCGGGGTGAAGATGAACCATTACTTTCTGCTTGTGCATTGCAGGAAGGGGATACATTTTTGGATTGTACCCTTGGGATCGGTGCTGATAGCTTATTGGCTGCCTATGTTGTAGGTGAAAAAGGTAAAGTGATCGGTGTAGAAGCAGATAAAAATGTGTCGTTTATTGTAAAAACAGGAATGCAAACGTATGATACGACTGAACTTCCATTAACTGCATCAATGCGTAATATCGAAGTCATTCATTCAAATGCGCTGGACTATTTAAAAAAACAAGAAGATGACAGCTTTAATGTCGTCTACATGGATCCGATGTTCGAGGAAGTCATTGAAGAATCAACGAACTTTGAAGCGCTGCGCTATGCCGGTAAGCATTTGACTTTAACGGATGAATGGGTGGCCGAGGCAAAGCGTGTGGCCAAAAACCGTGTCGTGTTAAAGGCACATTATAAATCGGACTGGTTTGAAAAATACCAGTTTGAGCGGGATGTACGATTAACAGCTAAGTTCCATTATGGTGTGTATGAAAAATAA
- a CDS encoding reverse transcriptase-like protein, which translates to MELTIEWQYMTKSKQEITWRSEAIPAAHAYTLVLDMENTGRTKNIVMTDEHDSTWTLKELKKYLKSLETEPSEVEVYFDGGFNREEKLAGLGIVVYYKQNGKNYRLRTNQLAEYLTSNNEAEYAALNLAVEQLEEMGVHHQKIKIYGDSQVVINEMNGEWAVTDSVLSTWADKIDAKLQKIGLRPEYQYIDRKLNGEADQLANQALQEVEIYADIDIRKSKKR; encoded by the coding sequence TTGGAATTGACGATTGAATGGCAATACATGACAAAGTCGAAGCAGGAAATTACATGGCGAAGTGAGGCAATTCCGGCAGCACATGCCTATACGCTTGTACTGGATATGGAAAATACAGGACGTACAAAAAACATCGTAATGACTGATGAACATGACAGTACATGGACATTGAAAGAGCTGAAAAAATATTTGAAATCTCTTGAAACAGAACCTAGCGAAGTCGAAGTGTACTTTGATGGCGGATTTAATAGAGAAGAAAAGCTGGCCGGTTTAGGAATTGTCGTCTATTATAAACAGAATGGGAAAAACTATCGCTTGCGGACGAACCAGCTGGCGGAGTATTTGACATCAAACAATGAAGCGGAATATGCAGCATTAAATCTTGCAGTTGAACAGCTTGAAGAAATGGGTGTCCATCATCAAAAAATTAAGATTTACGGCGATTCCCAAGTCGTCATTAATGAAATGAACGGTGAATGGGCAGTAACCGATAGCGTTCTCTCCACATGGGCGGATAAAATCGATGCGAAGTTGCAAAAGATTGGGCTCCGACCGGAGTATCAATATATCGACCGCAAACTAAATGGTGAGGCGGATCAGCTAGCGAATCAGGCACTACAGGAAGTCGAAATATACGCGGATATTGATATACGAAAAAGTAAGAAAAGATAG
- the copZ gene encoding copper chaperone CopZ, which produces MVNVTLNVNGMSCGHCVKSVETSVGALAGVQEVKVDLAEKKVSVAYNEDAVTVEQIKETIDEQGYDVV; this is translated from the coding sequence ATGGTAAATGTAACGTTAAATGTTAATGGGATGTCTTGTGGTCATTGTGTGAAATCTGTAGAAACGAGCGTAGGCGCGTTAGCTGGTGTACAGGAAGTAAAAGTTGATCTTGCCGAGAAAAAGGTATCAGTTGCGTATAACGAAGATGCCGTTACTGTTGAGCAAATCAAAGAAACAATTGATGAACAAGGTTATGACGTTGTTTAA
- a CDS encoding aldo/keto reductase, giving the protein MEYITLNNGVKMPIVGTGTNTYGKVNKDYNGELKNDIPELEQALELGYRSIDAAISYRNEALVGGILAESTVPREELFITTKVPAREEYVSSKEKTRAAIDNSLKNFKTDYLDLLLIHAPIEDKEQLKNTWEVFEEYYEAGKLKAIGVSNFKKNHLNDLKGFAKVQPAVNQIQINLIEKNKELLETLQEEGITPVAWGPMKTEQHQDEVLEEIGKAYGKTGAQVLLKYQIERGVVVIPKSHNRENQAANLDLFDFELTAEDVGKIENL; this is encoded by the coding sequence ATGGAATATATCACGCTTAATAATGGAGTAAAAATGCCGATTGTTGGTACGGGTACAAATACGTACGGGAAAGTAAATAAAGACTATAACGGTGAATTAAAAAATGATATTCCTGAACTTGAGCAAGCACTTGAACTGGGATACCGTTCAATAGATGCAGCGATTAGTTATCGAAACGAAGCGCTTGTTGGGGGGATTTTAGCAGAAAGCACAGTGCCTCGAGAAGAGTTGTTCATTACGACAAAAGTTCCAGCGAGAGAAGAATATGTTTCTTCAAAGGAAAAGACGCGAGCAGCAATCGATAATAGTCTAAAAAACTTTAAAACAGACTATTTGGACCTGCTTCTAATCCATGCTCCGATTGAAGACAAAGAACAGCTTAAAAACACTTGGGAAGTTTTTGAAGAATATTATGAGGCGGGCAAACTTAAAGCAATCGGTGTTTCGAACTTTAAGAAAAATCATTTGAATGATTTGAAGGGATTCGCGAAAGTGCAGCCGGCCGTTAATCAAATACAAATTAACTTAATAGAAAAAAACAAAGAATTACTTGAGACATTGCAAGAAGAGGGCATTACACCTGTAGCGTGGGGGCCGATGAAAACAGAACAACACCAAGATGAAGTGTTGGAGGAAATCGGTAAAGCATACGGTAAAACTGGTGCCCAAGTGTTATTGAAATACCAGATTGAACGCGGTGTAGTTGTAATCCCGAAATCACACAACCGTGAAAACCAAGCAGCTAATCTGGATCTTTTCGATTTCGAATTGACTGCAGAAGATGTTGGAAAAATTGAAAATCTGTAA
- a CDS encoding metal-sensing transcriptional repressor: MIHESDSHLEIHEESCRKSHHPEPIKKDLTTRLNRIEGQIRGIKGMIDKDVYCDDIITQLSATQSALNSVAKILLEGHLKGCVVDRLNEGDTEVLDELVVTIQKMMKK; this comes from the coding sequence ATGATTCATGAAAGCGATAGTCATTTGGAAATACATGAAGAAAGCTGTCGTAAAAGTCATCATCCTGAACCGATAAAAAAAGATTTAACGACGCGATTGAATCGTATCGAAGGGCAAATACGCGGAATTAAAGGTATGATTGATAAAGACGTGTATTGTGATGATATCATTACACAATTATCGGCAACCCAATCTGCTTTAAACAGTGTCGCGAAAATTTTGCTTGAAGGTCATTTAAAGGGCTGTGTCGTAGATCGTCTGAATGAAGGCGATACGGAAGTTTTGGACGAGCTTGTCGTAACTATTCAAAAAATGATGAAAAAATAG
- a CDS encoding heavy metal translocating P-type ATPase — protein sequence MTKELTLQVTGMTCAACSARIEKGLNRMDGVESANVNLAVEKAAIQYDETVIKAHDIVQKIQALGYDVVKEKADFTIDGMTCAACSARIEKVLGKMDGIASANVNLALEKATVEFNPSQVSVSDIIARIEKIGYGAQPVVEGNPVDHREKAIQRQTIKFISAAILSLPLLWTMVAHFSFTSFLYVPDILMNPWVQLVLATPVQFIIGWQFYVGAYKSLRSGAANMDVLVVMGTSAAYFYSIYQMLAHPNGHMPHLYFETSAVLITLILLGKLFEARAKGKSSQAIKQLMGMQAKSALVIRDGVEQAVPLEEVRINDIVRVKPGEKIPVDGEVVSGTSAVDESMLTGESLPVEKNIGSFVYGATLNKNGALEMKALKVGSETALSQIIKIVESAQGSKAPIQRLADKISNIFVPIVVGIAVVTFMLWWLIGGEFIQAFEATIAVLVIACPCALGLATPTSIMAGSGRAAQFGILFKGGEHLEQTGFVDTIVVDKTGTVTNGKPVLTDVVLFNDFDEKDVLRIVASAEKQSEHPLAEAIVEGVLKRGLSLSAVSGFQALPGLGIEAQVDDLEVAVGTRKLMRDQQISIDESVEQQLISLEQQGKTAMLVAINKEFAAIIAVADTVKETSAEAVKRLHALGLKVIMLTGDNERTAKAIAAEVGIDEVIAEVLPEQKAQQIENLKQQGRNVAMVGDGINDAPALAVANIGMAIGTGTDVAMEAADITLIRGDLNSIADAILMSRKTMTNIKQNLFWAFAYNVIGIPIAALGFLAPWVAGAAMAFSSVSVVLNALRLQRVKL from the coding sequence ATGACAAAAGAACTGACATTGCAGGTAACAGGTATGACGTGTGCAGCATGTTCGGCAAGGATTGAAAAAGGGCTGAACCGTATGGATGGAGTTGAGTCGGCGAACGTCAATCTAGCGGTTGAAAAAGCGGCGATTCAATATGATGAAACGGTTATTAAAGCACACGATATCGTGCAAAAGATTCAGGCACTCGGTTATGATGTCGTTAAAGAGAAAGCGGACTTCACAATCGATGGAATGACGTGTGCGGCGTGTTCGGCAAGAATTGAAAAAGTACTCGGAAAAATGGATGGAATTGCTTCGGCAAATGTGAATCTGGCATTGGAAAAAGCGACGGTCGAATTTAACCCTTCGCAAGTTTCGGTATCCGATATTATTGCACGGATCGAAAAGATTGGGTACGGCGCACAGCCCGTCGTTGAAGGAAATCCGGTTGATCATCGCGAAAAAGCGATTCAACGGCAAACGATTAAATTCATCTCCGCAGCAATTTTATCATTGCCGCTGTTATGGACGATGGTTGCCCATTTTTCATTTACGAGCTTTTTATATGTACCAGACATTCTGATGAATCCTTGGGTACAGCTAGTATTAGCAACACCTGTTCAATTTATTATTGGCTGGCAATTCTACGTAGGGGCATATAAATCATTACGCAGTGGTGCTGCAAATATGGATGTGCTCGTCGTAATGGGAACGAGTGCGGCTTATTTTTACAGTATTTATCAAATGCTCGCACATCCGAATGGCCATATGCCGCACCTGTATTTTGAAACGAGCGCGGTGCTCATTACACTGATTTTATTAGGGAAACTGTTTGAAGCACGTGCAAAAGGCAAGTCTTCGCAGGCGATCAAACAATTGATGGGCATGCAGGCGAAATCAGCGCTTGTCATCCGTGATGGCGTTGAACAGGCGGTACCACTTGAAGAAGTGCGCATCAATGATATTGTCCGCGTCAAGCCGGGTGAAAAGATTCCAGTCGATGGGGAAGTCGTTTCCGGAACTTCTGCGGTGGATGAATCGATGCTGACAGGCGAAAGTTTGCCGGTGGAAAAAAACATCGGAAGTTTCGTTTATGGTGCCACACTGAATAAAAATGGTGCACTGGAAATGAAGGCATTGAAAGTTGGCAGTGAAACAGCATTGTCCCAAATTATTAAAATCGTCGAGTCGGCACAAGGTTCCAAAGCACCGATTCAGCGTCTTGCCGATAAGATTTCTAATATATTTGTACCGATAGTAGTAGGAATTGCCGTTGTGACGTTCATGTTGTGGTGGCTGATCGGAGGAGAATTCATTCAGGCATTTGAGGCGACAATTGCAGTACTTGTCATCGCATGCCCATGTGCGCTTGGCTTGGCGACACCAACGTCGATTATGGCGGGTTCAGGACGTGCGGCACAGTTTGGTATTTTATTTAAAGGCGGGGAACACCTTGAACAGACTGGTTTTGTCGATACGATTGTAGTAGATAAAACAGGTACTGTAACTAACGGGAAGCCGGTATTAACAGATGTAGTCCTGTTTAATGATTTTGATGAGAAGGATGTACTTCGCATTGTTGCATCAGCAGAAAAACAGTCCGAGCATCCATTGGCGGAAGCAATTGTTGAAGGAGTGTTGAAGCGTGGACTTTCGCTTTCGGCTGTTTCCGGCTTCCAGGCACTTCCTGGGCTTGGTATTGAAGCTCAAGTGGATGATTTAGAAGTTGCTGTTGGTACGAGAAAGCTGATGCGAGATCAACAAATTAGTATCGATGAATCGGTTGAACAGCAACTGATTTCATTGGAACAGCAAGGGAAGACGGCGATGCTTGTTGCGATCAATAAAGAATTTGCAGCAATCATTGCTGTGGCGGATACGGTAAAAGAAACATCTGCTGAAGCGGTAAAACGTCTGCACGCGCTTGGTCTGAAAGTCATTATGCTTACAGGGGATAATGAGCGTACTGCCAAAGCAATTGCAGCGGAAGTCGGCATTGATGAAGTCATTGCAGAAGTACTGCCGGAACAAAAGGCACAGCAAATCGAAAACTTGAAACAACAAGGACGAAATGTTGCGATGGTTGGTGACGGTATTAATGATGCACCGGCACTTGCGGTAGCCAATATCGGGATGGCAATCGGTACGGGTACGGATGTAGCGATGGAAGCGGCGGACATTACATTAATTCGCGGGGATCTGAACAGTATTGCCGATGCGATATTAATGAGCCGTAAAACGATGACAAATATTAAACAAAACCTGTTTTGGGCATTTGCCTATAATGTTATCGGCATTCCAATTGCCGCGCTCGGTTTCCTTGCTCCCTGGGTAGCAGGTGCTGCAATGGCATTCAGTTCCGTATCGGTTGTGTTGAATGCATTACGACTGCAGCGTGTGAAATTGTAA
- a CDS encoding VOC family protein, with translation MSTGLIHHIELYVSDLKSSINFWGWFLEELGYESFQSWESGHSWKLGATYIVFVQAEERFLDVPYHRSRVGLNHLAFHANSRQQVDAMTKMLESKGVKILYTDKHPYAGGENYYAVFFEDPDRIKVELVAP, from the coding sequence TTGTCAACAGGGCTGATACATCATATTGAACTGTATGTTTCGGATTTAAAAAGTTCCATCAATTTTTGGGGTTGGTTTTTAGAGGAACTGGGGTATGAGTCTTTTCAATCGTGGGAAAGCGGACATAGTTGGAAACTCGGAGCTACCTATATCGTATTCGTGCAAGCGGAAGAACGATTTTTGGATGTCCCTTACCATAGAAGTCGCGTTGGTCTAAACCATTTGGCTTTCCATGCAAATTCCCGTCAACAAGTAGATGCTATGACAAAAATGTTGGAAAGTAAGGGGGTTAAAATCCTTTATACGGATAAACATCCCTATGCAGGCGGGGAAAATTATTATGCAGTATTTTTTGAAGATCCTGATAGAATTAAGGTTGAATTGGTAGCTCCATGA